The Amycolatopsis japonica nucleotide sequence TTCGATCACCGTGCGTTTCCGCACCCGGTGCCGGTCCAGGTGACCAGTGTCATCCTTGGCCCGCATCCTTCGTTGATCCGCCAGTTCCGTACACCGCCTGGCAAGCGGGGAGTAGCGGATGGACGCAGGCGGGTTCCCGGTTCCGGCGGTGCCGAATTCCGCTTCCTCCGTTTGGAGGACGCAAATCCCTGTGCTGGAGGCCTTCTAGCTGTGTTCAACACGGCCGAGGAGCTGATCGCCCGTATCGGGGGCCAATTACGCCGTTTCGCAATCGGACGCGAGCGGCGGTCCGCTGATCCACCTGGAGGCGTGGATCGGTCAGGAAGGACATTTGTGAGCAACACCGATCTTTTGAGCGACGTCGAAGGTGGCGCCGCCGAGTCGAACGGCGTCGTCGCTCCCAAGCGCACGGTCGGCGGATTGACCGGCAAGACCGTCGCCGAACTGCGCTCGATCGCTGGGGACCTTGGCATCGGCGAGACGACGGGCATGCGCAAGGGCGATCTGATCGCGGCCATCCGCGAGCGCCAGGGCAAGACCAAGCGCAAGACCCCCGCCGCGGCGAGCGAAACGCTTCCGCTCGAGGGGATCGACGCACCGCGCAAGGCCCCGAAGGCCGAAGCGCCCAAGACCGAGGCCCCGAAGCAGGAGGCCCCGAAGGCGGAAGCCGCTCCGGCCGAGGCTCCTCGTGCGGAGAAGGCCGAGAAGGTTTCGGAGAACGGCTCCGCGCCCGCCGCCGAGCGGCCCGCGCAGCAGGACAACGGGGCGTCGCAGGACGGCCAGCCGCAGCAGGAAGAGGGCGGCCGCAGCCGTCGTCGTCGCGGCTCCAACCGTGCCGCGGGTTCGCCCGAGCAGGGCGGCCAGCAGCGTGACCGCAACGAGCGCGGCGACCGGGGTGACCGGGGTGACCGCAACGAGCGGGGCGACCGCGGTGACCAGGGCGGCAACCGTCAGGGCAACCGCGACGGCCGTGGCCAGGACAACCGCCAGCGCAACCAGCAGGGCGGCGGCCAGGACAACAGCCAGCGCCAGGGCCAGGGCCCGCAGGGTGACGACGACGAGGAAGGCGGCCGTCGCGGCCGTCGCTTCCGCGACCGTCGCCGCCGGGGTTCCGGCGGTGGCCGCGAGCAGGGCGGTTCGCCCGACACCGAGATCCGCGAGGACGACGTCCTGCTGCCCGTCGCGGGCATCCTGGACGTGCTCGACAACTACGCGTTCGTGCGTACCTCGGGCTACCTCGCCGGGCCGAACGACGTGTACGTCTCGCTTTCGCTGGTCCGCAAGTACGGCCTGCGCCGCGGTGACGCCATCACCGGTGTCGTGCGCCAGCCGCGTGACGGCGAGCAGCAGCGGCAGAAGTTCAACCCGCTGGTGCGCGTCGACTCGATCAACGGCCTGGAGCCGGACGAGTCCAAGCGTCGTCCGGAGTTCACCAAGCTGACCCCGCTGTACCCGAACGAGCGGCTGCGCCTCGAGACCGAGCCGCACAAGCTCACGACCCGCGTCATCGACCTGGTGATGCCGGTCGGCAAGGGGCAGCGTGCCCTGATCGTGTCGCCGCCGAAGGCCGGCAAGACGACGATCATGCAGGACATCGCGAACGCGATCTCGACGAACAACCCCGAGTGCCACCTGATGGTCGTGCTCGTGGACGAACGTCCCGAAGAGGTCACCGACATGCAGCGGTCGGTGAAGGGTGAGGTCATCGCCTCGACCTTCGATCGCCCGCCGTCCGACCACACCTCGGTCGCGGAGCTGGCCATCGAGCGGGCGAAGCGCCTGGTCGAGATGGGCCACGACGTCGTCGTGCTGCTCGACTCGATCACCCGCCTCGGCCGTGCGTACAACCTGGCGGCCCCGGCGTCCGGCCGGATCCTCTCCGGTGGTGTCGACTCGACGGCGCTGTTCCCGCCGAAGCGGTTCCTCGGCGCGGCGCGCAACATCGAGAACGGCGGCTCGCTGACGATCTTCGCCACGACGATGGTCGAGACCGGTTCCACCGGTGACACGGTCATCTTCGAAGAGTTCAAGGGCACCGCGAACGCGGACCTCAAGCTCGACCGGAAGATCGCCGAGCGGCGCGTGTTCCCCGCGGTGGACATCAACCCGTCCGGTACCCGCAAGGAAGACCTGCTGCTCTCGCCGGACGAGCTCGCGGTCACCCACAAGCTGCACCGGGTGCTGCACGCGCTGGACTCGCAGCAGGCCATCGACCTGCTGATCTCGCGTCTGCGCAAGACGAAGACCAACATCGAGTTCCTCATGCAGGTCTCGAAGACGGCCCTCGGCTCGAACGACGACGACTGAGCTTCGTAGCTGAACCGAAGGGGCCCTTCACCGCATCCGATGCGGTGAAGGGCCCCTTCGCTGCGTCTGATGGGGGAAGCATGGCTTCGGTGCCGGGACGGATCGTCGTGTACGGGGTCACCGGTTCGGGCAAGACGACCTTGGCCGGGAAACTGGCCCAGCGGACCGGGCTGCCGTGCCATTCGGTCGACGACGATCTCGCCTGGCAGCCGGGTTGGCTGCCCGTGCCCGACGACGAGCAACGACGCCGGATCACCGCGCTGGTCGCGGGGGAGCGCTGGATCATCGACGGCATGTTCGCCAAATGGCGAGACATCGCGTTGCCCCGCGCCGAACTGATCGTGGCTCTGGACTATCCGCGCTGGGTATCGCTGAGCCGTTTGGTGCGCCGGACCGTGGTGCGTTGCGTCACCCGTCGCCGGATCTGCAACGGCAACGTCGAAACGCTGAGAGGCATGGTTTCCGGCGATTCGATCATCGTGTGGCACTTCCGCTCGTTCGCGCGCAAACGGCGCACGATCCGCGGCTGGGCCGCTGATCCCGGAGTGCCGGTGGTGCGGCTGACTTCGCCGCGCGCAACCGAACACTGGTTGATGTCGATCGACGGTCCATGAAGGCCTCCTTGAGGGACCCAGAGTCCCTCAAGGAGGCCTTCATGGACCGTCTGCCCCGAGGGCTCAGCGGTGCGGAACGGCCGCGGGGGTCCAGCCGCGGTAGTTGTTGAAGTAGTGCACGCTCGAAGCGTGGCCGATCTTGCCGCCGATGCTGGAGGCGTAGATCCCGCCGGAGCCGTCGGCGATGCCGACGTGGCCCCACTGGCTGATGTTCCAGTACACGAAGGAGCCCTTCGGCGGCGTCCCGGTCGTGTGCTTCGGGCTCGCGCCGTTCCAGTGCGCGTTGGCCGAGGCCCAGACACCGGTCGTCCCGTACGCGTTCTCGACGGCCTTCTCGCAGAGGCCCTGGTACGCGGTCGAGCCGGCGTGGTTCTTGAACCACTGGACGGCGCCGGCGGGCGTGCCGTCACCGGCGCCCTGGATGGCCAGGTCGCCCTCGGGCACGGTGGTGAACGTTCCCGCGGCCGGGTTGATGTCGGCGGCGGTGATGGTGGCGCCCGCTTCGGGGGCGGCCGGAGCGGCCCCGGCGACCGGAGCCACGGCGAGGGCCGCGATGGCCAGCGCGGCGACGGACGCCGGCTTCGCCACCTTGGCGAGGATGGTGCGCATGATCAGTACCTCCTGTTGAGGAATTACCAACAGCGAGGACGATCCCGTGATCAAGTACAAATTTCGTACAACTCAACGTCGATAGTTGATAACTCAACGTGTTGGAATATGCCGGAGGTGGGGTGCGTTGACGCCACTGCCAGCACATCTGGCAAAATCACCCGCTGAAGTCCGGCACCGGTTCACCCCGCTCGGGGACCCGGGGCCAACGAGAGAGGACACCATGAAAAGCGGTATTCATCCCGAGTACGTCGTCACGCACGTGAACTGTGACTGTGGCAACGAATTCACCACGCGCAGCACCAAGACCTCCGGCAACCTCCACGTCGAGATCTGCTCGAACTGCCACCCGTTCTACACCGGCAAGCAGAAGCTCATGGACACCGGCGGCCGCGTCGCGCGCTTCGAGGCTCGCTACGGCAAGCGCAAGAAGGCCGAAGACGCCAAGTAGCTTGAACGACGGCGCCTACCCGCATGTCCGGGTGGGCGCCGTTTTCTTTGGTGTTACAGCCTTGGTTTTGTCAGGGTCCGTTGAGAGGTGGAGTGGTGGATTCGAGTTCGCTGAAGGGTCTGCTCGAAGAGCACGCCCAGCTGGAAGAGCAGCTGGCCGACCCGTCCGTGCACGCCGACCAGGCGCGCGCCCGCAAGCTCGGCCGCCGGTACGCGGAGCTGAGCCCGGTCGTCAAGACGGTCCGTGAGCTCGACACCGCCCGCGACGACCTCGAGACGGCGAAGGAACTGGCCGCGGAAGACGCCGCCTTCGCGGCCGAGGCCGAGGAGATCTCCGCCAAGATCTCCGTGCTCGAGGCCAAGCTCACCGAGCTGCTCCTGCCGCGCGACCCGTACGACGGCTCCGACGTGGTCATGGAGATCAAATCGGGTGAAGGCGGCGAGGAGTCGGCGCTGTTCGCCGGCGACCTGCTGCGCATGTACCTGCGCTACGCCGAGCGTCACGGCTGGAAGGCCGAGGTCCTCGACTCGGTCGACTCGGATCTCGGCGGCTTCAAGGACGTCACCGTGTCCATCAAGAGCCGTTCGGCCGAGGCCGACGGCGTCTGGGCGCGGCTGAAATTCGAGGGCGGGGTGCACCGCGTGCAGCGCGTGCCCGCCACCGAATCGCAGGGCCGCATCCACACCTCCGCCTCGGGCGTGCTCATCTACCCCGAACCCGAGGACGTCGAGGTCGAGATCGACCCCAACGACCTGCGGATCGACGTCTACCGCTCGTCCGGCCCCGGCGGCCAGAGCGTGAACACGACCGACTCGGCCGTGCGGATCACGCATATCCCCACCGGCGTGGTCGTCTCGTGCCAGAACGAGAAGTCGCAGATCCAGAACCGCGCCCGCGCCCTGCAGGTGCTCCAGGCCCGCCTCCAGGCGATCGCCGAGGAAGAGGCCGCCGCGAAGGCGTCGGACGCGCGCCGTTCGCAGGTCCGTACCGTCGACCGCTCCGAGCGGGTTCGCACGTACAACTTCGCCGAGAACCGCATCGCCGACCACCGGGTGAACTACAAGGCGTACAACCTGGACCAGGTCCTCGACGGCGACCTCGACGGCGTGCTGGACGCGCTCATCACCGCGGACCGCGAGGAGCGGCTCGCCGCCCACGCCGGCTGATCCGCGCCGTCCTAAGGAATCTCGAAGTTCTTGGAAACCGACAGCAAATAGTCGCCTGGCCGTACTCCCAGGTCCTTTTCGTCGAATCTGCTGAACATCGCCGTCACCGCTGTGCCGGCGACACGAATCACGGACTGGCGATCGATGAGGTACGGCTCCACGGAAAAGGTGTGCCCTGGCCATGTTTCGAGTTTGATGGACGAAACCCGGTCGCGGATGACGTCCAAATACAGGCTGTCCCAGCGATAGGGATATCCATCGGCTTTGCCGCCGAGCAGACGGATCGCCGGATGGGGATGACCCGGACCCAGCACGGCGGAGGCCGCTGCCAACGTCATACCGCCGTGGATCGGCCCGACGCGGCCGGTGCCGGCGAACTCGATCAGCAGGTCCATCATGCCGCGATATTAGCCAGCCGGGGCGGGTATCAGCCCGGCTCGGTGTAGAACGGATCGTCCTCCAGCGCGGTGTGGATCGCCCGGACGGACATGCTCACGTGCGAAAGCCTGTCGGTCACCTCGTGCGTCACCCGGCTGAGCGCCTCTTCGCCGCTTTCCCCGGCGAGAGCGGGAAAAGCCGATAACAGCACCGCTTCGCAAGGGCCCGCGTCCGTGCTGATCCGGACCAGCGACGCCGAAAGGTCGGTCGCGGGGCGGCCGCACAGGTCCACGGCCAGCCGCAGGTCGCCGGTGGGGACGTAGAGATGCACCCGCGAAATGACATCGGTTTCCGCGCGCGGGGTGAAATCGTGCCTGGTGACGTACGCGGGTTCGCGGGGATCGGTGCCGCCGACGGACGCCATCAGCGAATAGAGTGTGAATCCGTCGGCCGGGGTGTCGTAGGCGTCGTAGCTTCCGTATTGGCCGGTCTCCGGCGTGCCGTGGATTTCGAATAATTCCGCATTCAGACCGAAGTGAAAAAGCGCGGGTACCGCGGCCCGATGCAGTGTTTCGGCGGGATCTTCGCCGTCGGCCGGAGGCGTGCGATAGCCGACGGAGACCAGGTATCCCGTCCAGCCGCCTTCCGGGTCCGCCCGGCAGATCTCCAGCTCGGTGGCCTCGAACTCGCCGATGAGACGTTCGCCCAGCGCTGCGGCCGCGGCGAAATCCTCGGTTTCGATATTCGCCGATATCCGCGTGACGACCGTCGTTTCCCGGAGATCCATGACTGTTTCTTGAGCCCTTCGGCGCGTACAGGGTTCGTTCAGCCTACGGGTGGCGGGGAGCGGCGTCCGATCGGGCCTGTCGTCGATTCCCGGCTTCCGCTACGGTCCCTGGTCGATAAGGGGAACCCGTCCCGGGAGAACACGAATGGAAAGATCGTTTCCGGCGACCCGGAAACGTGTTCCGCGAGCACTCGTTCTCGTTGCCGGAACGGGACTGCTGAGCGCGGCCGTCGTCGCGAGGATCGGCCGGTTCGGGTTCAACCCGACCGATCAGGGCTTCGTGCTCGCCCAGGTGTGGCGCGTCCTGCACGGCGAGATCCCGCAGGTCGATTTCCTCGGGCCGAGGCCGTTCGGTTCGGCCTATCTGCATCTGATCGATCATCTCGTCCCCGCGCCGCTGATGATCGGCTCGGGTTTCGTGATGATGGTGCAGCTGACCGTCGCCACGGTCGCCCTCGCCGCGTTCCTGACCGGGACCTCGCCGCTGGACTGGGGCCCGACGCGGCTCGGGCTGGTCTTCACCGCCGTTCTGGTCGGCCTGAACACGTATCCGGTGATGGCCTGGCACACCGTCGACGGTGTCTTCCTGGTCGCGGTCGGCTGGTGGCTGCTCGACGGCGGGCTGCGTTCGGGCTCGCGATGGCGGCGTCTGTCCGGCCTGTTCTGCCTCGGGTTCGCGGTGATCGTCAAGCAGAGTTTCCTGTTCGCGGTCCCGATCGGGGTGCTGATCCTGCTGTTCCAC carries:
- the prfA gene encoding peptide chain release factor 1, with translation MDSSSLKGLLEEHAQLEEQLADPSVHADQARARKLGRRYAELSPVVKTVRELDTARDDLETAKELAAEDAAFAAEAEEISAKISVLEAKLTELLLPRDPYDGSDVVMEIKSGEGGEESALFAGDLLRMYLRYAERHGWKAEVLDSVDSDLGGFKDVTVSIKSRSAEADGVWARLKFEGGVHRVQRVPATESQGRIHTSASGVLIYPEPEDVEVEIDPNDLRIDVYRSSGPGGQSVNTTDSAVRITHIPTGVVVSCQNEKSQIQNRARALQVLQARLQAIAEEEAAAKASDARRSQVRTVDRSERVRTYNFAENRIADHRVNYKAYNLDQVLDGDLDGVLDALITADREERLAAHAG
- a CDS encoding AAA family ATPase, which translates into the protein MASVPGRIVVYGVTGSGKTTLAGKLAQRTGLPCHSVDDDLAWQPGWLPVPDDEQRRRITALVAGERWIIDGMFAKWRDIALPRAELIVALDYPRWVSLSRLVRRTVVRCVTRRRICNGNVETLRGMVSGDSIIVWHFRSFARKRRTIRGWAADPGVPVVRLTSPRATEHWLMSIDGP
- the rho gene encoding transcription termination factor Rho produces the protein MSNTDLLSDVEGGAAESNGVVAPKRTVGGLTGKTVAELRSIAGDLGIGETTGMRKGDLIAAIRERQGKTKRKTPAAASETLPLEGIDAPRKAPKAEAPKTEAPKQEAPKAEAAPAEAPRAEKAEKVSENGSAPAAERPAQQDNGASQDGQPQQEEGGRSRRRRGSNRAAGSPEQGGQQRDRNERGDRGDRGDRNERGDRGDQGGNRQGNRDGRGQDNRQRNQQGGGQDNSQRQGQGPQGDDDEEGGRRGRRFRDRRRRGSGGGREQGGSPDTEIREDDVLLPVAGILDVLDNYAFVRTSGYLAGPNDVYVSLSLVRKYGLRRGDAITGVVRQPRDGEQQRQKFNPLVRVDSINGLEPDESKRRPEFTKLTPLYPNERLRLETEPHKLTTRVIDLVMPVGKGQRALIVSPPKAGKTTIMQDIANAISTNNPECHLMVVLVDERPEEVTDMQRSVKGEVIASTFDRPPSDHTSVAELAIERAKRLVEMGHDVVVLLDSITRLGRAYNLAAPASGRILSGGVDSTALFPPKRFLGAARNIENGGSLTIFATTMVETGSTGDTVIFEEFKGTANADLKLDRKIAERRVFPAVDINPSGTRKEDLLLSPDELAVTHKLHRVLHALDSQQAIDLLISRLRKTKTNIEFLMQVSKTALGSNDDD
- the rpmE gene encoding 50S ribosomal protein L31 — its product is MKSGIHPEYVVTHVNCDCGNEFTTRSTKTSGNLHVEICSNCHPFYTGKQKLMDTGGRVARFEARYGKRKKAEDAK